The following proteins come from a genomic window of Lolium rigidum isolate FL_2022 chromosome 5, APGP_CSIRO_Lrig_0.1, whole genome shotgun sequence:
- the LOC124653340 gene encoding uncharacterized protein LOC124653340, with amino-acid sequence MENKKGTSDSRNKATACREGEAASGEAGRDRLSKLPDDILLNILERVDTLEALRTCILSKRMLQLCTMLSRFDINMGSLCHHHKAQIGTIPCLARFNNVVAAVTEKILSARNVEIPIRKLRVKFYLRHDDCFSIGKAVACAMATQKVDDAEFVLLTETGCLSCTHADLLCHAKKFNSWFHDWPIVFAGLTRLWLRNMRFAELDIPNILSTCKRLESLRLSYCDAGVCSMLQLEHAQLVELHIDLGKFGTVHLNCLPNLQRLNYTCWSYQDPLTFGSVPQLSKLSLVNIGITSTKNLQLSELLAKVPWIKDLHLDFKSEKIWVLPECPKLLAPLLGELQIVNLDNLPEGCDIAWTMFILEAAPSLKELHITVWDHLCKMVTNKDLRMKNGYCEKANVEWKPSAADFKHKNLVKLTIYGFQPDENFVRYVRHVMEVAVNMEEISLHDREVCEHCGDLEPSIQVCPSRYPQTSEEKDMLREKITKELRISSPAVIHFRS; translated from the exons ATGGAGAACAAGAAGGGAACTAGCGACAGCCGCAAT AAAGCCACTGCTTGCCGTGAAGGTGAAGCAGCTTCTGGCGAAGCCGGAAGAGATAGGCTTAGCAAGCTGCCCGATGACATTCTACTCAACATCCTGGAGAGGGTCGACACGCTAGAAGCATTAAGAACCTGCATCCTCTCTAAGCGAATGCTGCAGCTCTGCACCATGCTCTCGCGGTTTGACATAAATATGGGTTCCCTTTGCCATCACCACAAGGCCCAAATCGGCACCATTCCTTGTCTTGCTCGGTTCAACAATGTTGTGGCTGCTGTCACAGAGAAGATCCTGAGTGCGAGGAATGTGGAGATCCCCATCCGCAAGCTGCGGGTGAAATTCTATTTGAGGCATGATGATTGTTTTTCCATCGGCAAAGCTGTTGCCTGCGCAATGGCAACCCAGAAGGTGGACGATGCTGAGTTTGTGCTTCTCACAGAGACGGGTTGTTTAAGCTGCACTCATGCCGATCTCCTCTGTCATGCCAAGAAGTTCAATAGTTGGTTTCACGATTGGCCAATTGTGTTTGCTGGGCTCACGCGCCTGTGGCTGCGCAATATGAGGTTTGCTGAACTGGACATCCCCAACATCCTTAGCACCTGCAAGCGGTTGGAATCTTTGCGTCTCTCCTACTGTGACGCAGGGGTCTGTTCCATGCTGCAATTAGAACATGCTCAACTTGTTGAGCTCCACATTGACCTTGGAAAATTTGGGACCGTTCATCTCAACTGTCTACCAAACCTCCAACGCTTGAACTATACTTGTTGGTCTtatcaagatcccctcacttttgGTTCTGTCCCACAGCTTTCAAAGCTAAGCCTTGTAAACATTGGTATTACTTCGACTAAGAATCTCCAGTTAAGTGAACTCCTTGCTAAAGTACCCTGGATAAAAGACCTGCATCTGGATTTTAAAAGTGAAAAG ATTTGGGTTCTACCAGAATGCCCCAAACTGCTTGCGCCTCTCCTTGGAGAGCTACAGATTGTAAATCTGGATAATCTTCCTGAAGGATGTGATATTGCCTGGACCATGTTCATTCTTGAAGCTGCACCCTCCCTAAAGGAGCTACACATCACGGTGTGGGATCATTTATGCAAAATGGTAACTAACAAGGACCTTCGGATGAAAAATGGTTACTGTGAGAAAGCAAACGTGGAGTGGAAACCATCTGCTGCTGATTTCAAGCACAAGAATCTGGTTAAGCTCACCATCTACGGTTTCCAACCCGATGAAAATTTTGTGCGGTACGTTAGACATGTCATGGAAGTTGCGGTGAACATGGAGGAGATATCTCTGCACGACAGGGAGGTGTGCGAGCACTGCGGGGACTTGGAACCCAGTATCCAGGTTTGTCCTTCTAGATATCCGCAGACCAGTGAGGAGAAGGATATGTTGAGGGAGAAGATTACTAAGGAGTTGCGGATTTCTTCACCTGCTGTGATTCACTTCAGGTCTTAG
- the LOC124654107 gene encoding DNA-directed RNA polymerase 1B, mitochondrial-like has product MLPAATPAAVLPISPPSPPPPPPLLLPPPKSLALMWRRLPSRRLASALLSASTPHLPPPPPLHRLLLPAPAAATKILPSPRLPWGPRFASSSAAAAAEAVSSSEVDELHHALEDTTLADPTPTPPPVAAAPRRGRGRGKVVTEAAAQHGMTCSRYSALRRRQIRIETEAWEQAAREYRELLADMCQHKLAPNLPYVKSLFLGWFEPLRDRIVAEQELVGERGARASHAPYFNLLPADMMAVITMHKLMGLLMTGNGDGSVRVIQAACQIGEAIEHEVRIHKFLEKTKKKSTKQADKAAEPEAEANAQAADPDIAKEQQRLRKKVTELMKKQKVRQVRHLVKKQDNARPWGQDAHAKVGSRLIEILIETAHIQPPASQSADSTPEIRPAFTHEMRTVAREQQKSRRYGVIKCDPLVRQGLDRTAKHMVIPYMPMLIPPINWTGYDKGAHLFLPSYIMRTHGARQQREAVKRAPKEQMQSIFEALNTLGSTKWRVNKKVLTIVDRIWSSGGRLADLVDRADVSIPEKPDTEDEAELKKWRWSVRSAKKENSERHSQRCDVELKLAVARKMKEESGFYYPHNLDFRGRAYPMHPYLNHLGSDLCRGVLEFSEGRPLGKSGLRWLKIHLANLYAGGVDKLSYDGRIAFTENHLEDIFDSANRPLEGKRWWLGAEDPFQCLAVCMDITEALRSPSPETMISHVPVHQDGSCNGLQHYAALGRDKLGAIAVNLVSGEKPADVYSGIATRVVEIMRRDAQKDPATDSDAARARLLVDQVDRKLVKQTVMTSVYGVTYVGAREQIKRRLKERGVIADDSELFGASCYAAKVTLTALGEMFEAARSIMNWLGDCAKVIACENEPVRWMTPLGLPVVQPYRKLGRHLIKTSLQVLTLQRETDKVMVKRQRTAFPPNFVHSLDGSHMMMTAVACKKQGLYFAGVHDSYWTHACDVDTMNMILREKFVELYDAPILENLLESFEKSFPTLKFPPLPDRGDFNMKDVLESTYFFN; this is encoded by the exons ATGCTCCCCGCCGCTACTCCGGCCGCCGTCTTACCCATctccccgccgtcgccgccgcctccccctccacTCCTCCTCCCGCCCCCCAAATCCCTAGCCCTCATGTGGCGCCGCCTACCCTCccgccgcctcgcctccgccCTCCTCTCCGCCTCAACTCCGCACCTCCCCCCTCCTCCCcctctccaccgcctcctcctccccgcccccgccgccgccaccaagatCCTCCCTTCCCCGCGCCTCCCGTGGGGCCCGCgattcgcgtcctcctccgccgcggcggCCGCCGAGGCCGTCTCCTCCTCCGAGGTCGACGAGCTGCACCACGCGCTCGAGGACACCACCCTCGCGGACCCCACCCCAACCCCGCcccccgtcgccgccgcgccccgtCGCGGGCGCGGGCGGGGCAAGGTCgtgacggaggcggcggcgcagcacGGCATGACGTGCTCCAGGTACTCGGCGCTGCGCCGGCGCCAGATCAGGATCGAGACCGAGGCCTGGGAGCAGGCCGCCAGGGAGTACCGCGAGCTGCTCGCAGACATGTGCCAGCACAAGCTCGCGCCCAACCTGCCCTACGTCAAGTCGCTCTTCCTCGGCTGGTTCGAGCCGCTCAGGGACAGGATCGTCGCAGAGCAGGAGCTCGTGGGCGAGCGAGGGGCGAGAGCATCACACGCGCCCTACTTCAACCTGCTACCCGCGGACATGATGGCAGTCATCACCATGCACAAGCTCATGGGGCTGCTCATGACTGGCAACGGGGACGGGAGCGTACGGGTCATCCAGGCGGCGTGCCAGATCGGGGAAGCAATCGAGCATGAG GTTCGAATCCACAAATTTCTAGAGAAGACAAAGAAAAAGAGCACCAAACAAGCGGATAAAGCAGCAGAACCAGAAGCAGAAGCAAATGCACAAGCAGCGGATCCAGACATTGCCAAAGAGCAACAACGTCTAAGAAAGAAAGTCACCGAGCTGATGAAGAAGCAGAAGGTACGGCAAGTGAGGCATTTAGTGAAGAAGCAAGATAACGCCAGGCCATGGGGTCAAGACGCTCATGCAAAA GTTGGTAGCCGTTTGATTGAGATATTGATTGAAACAGCTCATATACAACCACCTGCCAGTCAATCTGCAGATAGCACACCTGAAATCCGACCTGCTTTCACACATGAAATGAGAACCGTGGCAAGAGAGCAACA GAAGAGTCGACGGTATGGTGTCATCAAGTGCGATCCACTGGTTCGACAAGGCCTAGATAGAACA GCAAAGCATATGGTCATACCTTACATGCCTATGTTGATTCCGCCAATCAATTGGACTGG GTATGACAAGGGTGCACATTTATTTTTGCCATCCTACATTATGCGCACCCACGGAGCTAGACAACAAAGGGAGGCTGTAAAAAGGGCTCCAAAGGAACAGATGCAATCGATTTTTGAG GCCTTAAATACTCTTGGGAGCACCAAGTGGAGGGTCAACAAAAAAGTTCTTACTATTGTTGACAGAATATGGTCGAGTGGTGGCCGACTTGCTGACTTGGTTGATCGTGCTGAT GTTTCCATACCAGAGAAGCCTGACACTGAAGATGAAGCTGAGCTAAAGAAGTGGAGATGGAGCGTGAGGTCAGCCAAAAAGGAGAATAGTGAAAGGCATTCCCAGAGATGTGATGTTGAACTAAAACTCGCG GTAGCCCGGAAAATGAAGGAAGAAtctgggttttactacccacacAACCTTGATTTTAGAGGCCGTGCTTATCCAATGCATCCTTACCTAAATCACTTGGGTTCAGATCTTTGTCGTGGAGTGTTGGAGTTTTCTGAAGGTCGTCCACTTGGTAAATCAGGCTTGCGCTGGCTGAAGATACACCTAGCAAATTTGTATGCTGGAGGTGTTGATAAGTTATCATATGATGGCCGGATTGCATTTACTGAGAATCACTTGGAGGACATATTTGACTCAGCTAATAGGCCTCTTGAAGGCAAGCGATGGTGGCTTGGGGCAGAGGATCCATTCCAATGCCTGGCAGTTTGCATGGATATTACTGAAGCTTTAAGAAGCCCCTCTCCAGAAACAATGATCTCACATGTTCCTGTGCACCAG GATGGTTCTTGTAATGGCCTGCAGCACTATGCAGCTCTTGGAAGGGACAAG CTGGGTGCCATTGCTGTCAACTTAGTTTCTGGGGAGAAACCTGCAGATGTTTACTCTGGAATAGCTACCAG GGTGGTGGAAATTATGAGGAGAGACGCACAAAAAGATCCAGCTACAGATTCTGATGCAGCACGCGCTCGTCTGCTAGTTGATCAG GTGGATAGGAAATTGGTAAAACAAACAGTGATGACATCTGTCTATGGTGTCACTTACGTTGGTGCAcgtgaacaaataaaaagaagattaAAGGAGAGGGGGGTCATTGCTGATGACTCTGAACTTTTTGGTGCATCATGCTATGCTGCTAAG GTTACACTGACAGCGCTTGGTGAGATGTTCGAAGCTGCTCGTAGTATCATGAACTGGCTTGGAGACTGTGCCAAG GTAATTGCTTGTGAAAATGAACCTGTGAGATGGATGACCCCTCTTGGACTTCCAGTTGTTCAGCCATATCGCAAACTAGGAAGGCATCTT ATCAAGACATCGTTACAAGTCCTGACCCTTCAACGAGAAACAGATAAG GTTATGGTTAAGCGACAAAGGACAGCTTTCCCTCCAAACTTCGTACACTCCCTTGATGGCTCTCATATGATGATGACTGCTGTTGCTTGCAAAAAACAAGGCCTATATTTTGCAg GAGTTCATGATTCATATTGGACCCACGCTTGTGATGTTGATACAATGAACATGATACTTCGGGAAAAGTTTGTGGAACTTTATGATGCACCTATTTTGGAAAAT CTCTTGGAGAGTTTTGAGAAATCTTTCCCTACATTAAAATTTCCACCATTGCCAGACAGAGGAGATTTTAATATGAAGGATGTCCTTGAGTCAACCTATTTCTTCAACTAG
- the LOC124657765 gene encoding golgin subfamily A member 6-like protein 7 — protein sequence MTILSHLTAYSSQAEREFRRQQTQLQQQQQQMRRDQDNLRRSQNQLRRDQEALQAGRERLRQDREQLRKDREQLRKDREQLQQDLLRRESQALAEDFADDVPIGGLSCQK from the coding sequence ATGACGATCCTCTCTCACCTCACTGCGTACAGCTCCCAGGCCGAACGTGAGTTCAGGAGGCAGCAAACccagctgcagcagcagcagcagcagatgcgACGCGATCAGGACAATCTGCGACGGTCCCAGAACCAGCTTCGCAGGGATCAGGAGGCTCTCCAGGCTGGTCGCGAGCGGCTGCGCCAGGATCGTGAGCAGCTACGCAAAGATCGTGAGCAGTTGCGAAAGGATCGCGAGCAGCTGCAGCAGGACCTCCTTCGGAGGGAGAGTCAAGCCTTGGCGGAAGACTTCGCCGATGACGTTCCCATCGGCGGTCTTTCTTGCCAGAAGTGA